Part of the Halobaculum halobium genome, GTGCGCGACGACTCCTGCGAGTGGAACGACGACCGCTTCCGGCTGCGCGTTGCCGACGGTCGCGGCACCGTCGACCGGGTCGCGGACGCGGATGCGGAGGTGGTGCTCGACATCGGCGCGCTCGCTCGATTGGTCGTCGGCTCACACTCGGCGAATCGGCTGGTCGAACTCGGCGCCGTCGATACCGAAGGTGAGGCGACGCAGCCGGCGCTCGCAGCCGCGTTCCCGCCGACAAACCCGTTCCTCCGCGAGGGGTTCTGATCGCGCGAACGCGGCGCGTGACGTGGCAGTCGCAGTCCTGACAACCGCGATCTGCGGATTTGCCAGATCCGAACGCGCGGTTCACGAAAGCCACCTCCCGCCTCTGGCACCGCTGTACGGGGTGGACCCGCGTGTGGTGTGAGTGTGAGTCGAGGTAAACCTACCCTTACCCGTAGTATTGGTAGAACGCGGAAATTGGGTGGCTGGGGAGCCAGTGGCCCAATTCTCACCGGCCAAGGGCCGGTGATACCTTGGATGGGCCAACGCGGATTTGAACCGCGGACCTCCCGGTTATCAGCCGAGCGCTCAACCTGACTGAGCTATTGGCCCAGGTGAGCGCATCTCCGAGTAGTGGGAGGGATTGGTTAAGCGTTTCCGTTCGGCGTCGCCGCCACGTCATGCGGTTGCACGCCGCCCCGGTCGGGTGGATCTCGGTCACCTCACCCGCGATCGGAGACGGCGTCTGAGGCGACCGGGTGCGCCTCACTACCGCCGTTCATCGTCATCGTCGACCTCCTCGAAGTCGACGTCGACGACGTCCTCGTCGCCGGCGGCGCTGGCGTCACGGCCATCCGTCTCCGTGGGGCCGAATCCCACGCTTCCGGCCGTCCCGTTCCCGTCGCTGCCGGCCGTTCCCTCGGGGTTCGGGAAGCCCTCGGTCCAGACCGCGCCCGTCGCGAAGCCGTCCATCCGCGCGTCGACGTACGGGACGACGACGTAGCGCCGCAACAGCTCGCGGATCGGGTACCTCGTTGGCGGGATCGCGAGCAGGAACCCGATCGTGTCGGTCACCAGACCGGGCGTGAGGAGGAACGCGCCGGCGGCGATCAACAGGCCGCCGTCGAGCACCTCGCCCGTGGGCGCCTCGCCCGTCGCGAGCTTCCGCTGGATGGCCCGGAGGGTGTGGCGCCCCTCCGCGCGTACGAGGAGCATCCCGAGCAGTCCGGTGAGGACGACCAGCGCGACCGTCTGCACCGCGGTGAGGAGATTCGTCGCCACCCACAGCAGGAACGCGGCGTCCGCCAGCGGGATCGCGAGCAGGGCCACGAGCAGGTAGCGAACCCGAATGCGCATACCCGGGCTACCCGAGCGCGCAGTATAGCCCTTTTGGAGGTCGACTCGCTGCTCGCACGCTCGGCCGATCGCGCGACGACCTCGCCAGCGGCTCTACCGGGCGAAGCGACCGAACGGACGAGCGCCGCAACTGCCAGTTGCCCCTCGCGTCCGCGAACGCCGACTTTACCCTCGGGCGCCCCCGAGCGCGACTATGACCGAGGACACGCGAGTTCTGTGGCGTGAGTGGGGGGATGACGCGTTCGCCGAGGCCGAACAGACGGACCGCCCGGTGTTGCTGTTCCTCACGGCCACGTGGTGCGACGACTGCCACGAGATGCTCGTCGAGACGTTCGGCGAGCCGCGAATCGCGGCCAACGTCAACGACGGATTCGTCCCGGTGAAGGTGGACGTAGACCGCGAGCCGCGCGTCCGGGAGCGGTACAACATGGGGGGGTTCCCATCGACCGTGTTCACGACGCCGTCGGGCGAACTGCTCACCGGAGCGACGTATCTCGGACCGGAGGGCTTCCGCTCGGTGCTCACCCGCGTGCGAGAAACGTGGGACGAACGCGGTGAGGACGCGGGACGAATCCCGCGTGCGCTCGCCGGCAACGAGACGCCGAGCGGGCCGGTGACGACCGCCATCGAGGAGCACCTCGCGGGGCAACTCGACGCCCAGTGGGACCCGGACTTCGCCGGGTGGGGCGACGACGCGAAGTTCCCCATGCCGCGGACGGTCGAGTTCGCGCTCAAGCGCGACCGGTACAAGGCGACTCAGACCCTCGATGCGATCGACCGCAACCTCCTCGACGAGGACGGCGGCGTCTTCCGGTACGCGGGCGCGCGAGACTGGTCCGACCCCGCCCGCGAGAAGCTGCTCGCCGACGACGCCGGCGTCCTGCGCGCGTTCGCCAACGCCTACCTCTACACCGGCGACGAGGCGTACCGCGAGGCGGCCGACTCGATCCGCGCGTTCCTCGACGCCGACCTCTGGTCGGGGTTCGCCTACGGCGCCAGCGTCGGCCCCGACGGCGAGCGGACCGACCTCACGGCCTACGCCGGCGGCAACGCCCTCGCCGCCGATGCACTGCTCACCCTCGCGGCCTACACGGATGACGAGCGCGCGAAAGCGTCCGCCGAGCGCGCGCTTTCGTACCTCCGAGAGACGCTCGTCGCTGACGACGGCACCGTCCGCCACGTCGACGACGATGGCGCCGAGATCGATCTGCTCGAGGACGTGGGGCGCGTCGCGGCGGCCTTCTGCACAGCCGAGTCCGTCCTGGGCGACGGGCTCGACCTCGCCCGCGCAGTCACCGACCGCGGGCTCGACGTCCTCGGCGACGAGCCGGCGTTCCGCGACGGTCCCGCGACCGGTCTCGGGCTGGTCGACAGGCCGCTCCGACCGATCGACAGCGTGGTCGAGTTCGCGGACGCGCTGGTCGACCTGGCCGCGCTCACCGGCGAGGACGCTTACCGCGAGCGCGCCGAGGCCGCGGTCGGCGCCTTCGCCGGCGCGACCGAGCGCATGGGCGCGCAGGTGGCCGGCTACGGCTCGGTGGCCGCCCGACTCACACACGAACCGCTCGTGGTCGACGTCGGCGTCCCTGCCGGCTCGGATCTCCACCGCGCAGCGTTGCGTGTCGCCGACCACGAGAAGGTCGTCGTCCCCGACAGCGACCGCGCGCCCGAGGGTGCCGCCGTCCTCCGCGGCCGCGACGCCGGGCCCGCCGAGTCGCCGGACGCGTTGATGCGCCGCGTCGCCGACGCCGCCGAGTAAGCGACGACGTGCCGCTTCGCTCCGCGCGCCGGAGGGTAAACTCGGAGTGTGTTTTTTGAGTGTCCATGTCCTGGGTGTGGTATGGCCGACCTTCGCGACCTCGGGCTCTCGGAGTACGAATCTCGTGCGTATCGCGCGCTCCTCGACGTCGGACCCGCAACCGCAAAGGAGTTGTCAGAGGCGAGCGGCGTCCCGATGGGCCGGGTGTACGACGTGCTCAACAGCCTCGAACGCCACCGGCTCGCCCGCAGTCAGGCCGCGAGCAGACCGAAGAAGTACCTCGCAGTCGAGCCGGACGCCGCCCTCGACCGGCTGCTGGAGGAGAAGCAGCGCGAACTCGACGAGCAGGCCGAGCAGTACGAGGCCGTCGTCGACGAGCTCTCGTTGGAGTTGGAGGCCGGCGACCCGCCGGACGAGCAGTTCTGGACGGCTGCACTCGGCCCGGAGGAGACGGCTGATCTGTTGCTCGAACGGCTGTCTGCGGCCGACGATCGAGTCGTGATGATCGCAGCCGCGCCCGCCTCCGGACTCGACATCGGTGCCGTCGGCGAGCGGATAACCGAGGAGTTGGAGGCGGCGCTCGAACGCGGCGTCGAGGTGTCGCTGCTGCTGTCAGAGGAGCTGCCCGCACAGCTTCCGGAGGGGTCGGCGAGCGCTACTTCGACCGGATGGCCGACCACCCGAACTTCACGGTGCGGACCGCGCCGGGACTGCGCGGGACGTTCACGCTCGTCGACGACGCGGAGGTGTGCATGGAAGTTCCGAGCCCGGTGGATCCGGACGAGTCGTTCGCGATGATCGACCTGAAGGACCCCGAGTTCGCCGGCGACGTTCGCCGGACGTTCCGCGAGCGGTGGGAGGACGCCTCGCCGCTCGGGCTGTAGTACGGGACGGAATCGACGACCGGAGACGAACAGGCGAGGCGGAAACGGAATGGCATGACGAGGTCGGCGGAACCGGGAGCGGGTGAATCGATGAGTCGAGCCTGAACTCCGCGATCAGCGACTGAGCTCCTCGCGCAGCGCGCCCATGGTGATCTCGCGTTCGGCGTGGGCGTTGTGCTGGTGGATGGACTCGTCGTTCGACTGCTTCATGTGAACGACCACGTCGTCCGCGAGGTGGTC contains:
- a CDS encoding FxsA family protein, whose amino-acid sequence is MRVRYLLVALLAIPLADAAFLLWVATNLLTAVQTVALVVLTGLLGMLLVRAEGRHTLRAIQRKLATGEAPTGEVLDGGLLIAAGAFLLTPGLVTDTIGFLLAIPPTRYPIRELLRRYVVVPYVDARMDGFATGAVWTEGFPNPEGTAGSDGNGTAGSVGFGPTETDGRDASAAGDEDVVDVDFEEVDDDDERR
- a CDS encoding DUF255 domain-containing protein; this translates as MTEDTRVLWREWGDDAFAEAEQTDRPVLLFLTATWCDDCHEMLVETFGEPRIAANVNDGFVPVKVDVDREPRVRERYNMGGFPSTVFTTPSGELLTGATYLGPEGFRSVLTRVRETWDERGEDAGRIPRALAGNETPSGPVTTAIEEHLAGQLDAQWDPDFAGWGDDAKFPMPRTVEFALKRDRYKATQTLDAIDRNLLDEDGGVFRYAGARDWSDPAREKLLADDAGVLRAFANAYLYTGDEAYREAADSIRAFLDADLWSGFAYGASVGPDGERTDLTAYAGGNALAADALLTLAAYTDDERAKASAERALSYLRETLVADDGTVRHVDDDGAEIDLLEDVGRVAAAFCTAESVLGDGLDLARAVTDRGLDVLGDEPAFRDGPATGLGLVDRPLRPIDSVVEFADALVDLAALTGEDAYRERAEAAVGAFAGATERMGAQVAGYGSVAARLTHEPLVVDVGVPAGSDLHRAALRVADHEKVVVPDSDRAPEGAAVLRGRDAGPAESPDALMRRVADAAE